A region of Epinephelus fuscoguttatus linkage group LG1, E.fuscoguttatus.final_Chr_v1 DNA encodes the following proteins:
- the LOC125887226 gene encoding calmodulin-like protein 6 isoform X2, translated as MFDEEGNGDVKTQELERLMSLMGINPTKRELSQMAKDVDKDGKGIFNCDSFLGLMALYHERTKNQDTELRAAFKVFDKEAKGYIDWNTLKYVLMNAGEPLNEIEAEQMMKEADKDGDGTIDYEEFVAMMTGDSFKMS; from the exons ATGTTCGATGAAGAGGGAAATGGAGATGTGAAGACACAGGAGCTGGAGAGGCTGATGAGTTTAATGGGGATCAATCCTACAAAGAGGGAGCTCAGCCAGATGGCCAAAGATGTGGACAAAGATG GTAAAGGGATATTTAACTGTGACAGCTTCCTGGGTCTGATGGCACTGTACCACGAAAGAACCAAGAACCAGGACACTGAACTCAGAGCTGCTTTTAAAGTATTTGACAAAGAGGCTAAAGGATATATCGACTGGAACACACTCAA ATATGTCCTGATGAATGCCGGGGAACCACTTAATGAGATCGAGGCAGAGCAGATGATGAAGGAGGCAGATAAAGATGGAGATGGAACCATTGATTATGAAG AATTTGTGGCCATGATGACTGGGGACTCTTTCAAAATGAGCTGA
- the si:ch211-161c3.5 gene encoding uncharacterized protein C3orf18, whose product MAVTAAQTPTSFLSTTATATAIPFLSTSKNVRDNVTSRTTLMTVTITTNETSFNATTFPEAVIEGSGMGMVLVPFGIITVIGLAVAIMLYIRKRKRLEKLRHQLMPMYNFDPAEEQDDLLEQELLDHGREGSLTGPNAKTLTTSQGTTQRPSRLVFTDVAKALNA is encoded by the exons ATGGCTGTAACTGCAGCTCAGACACCTACAAGTTTTCTCTCCACAACTGCCACAGCCACCGCAATCCCTTTCCTCTCCACGAGCAAGAACGTCAGAGACAATGTCACCTCCCGGACGACATTAATGACTGTTACTATAACAACAAACGAGACCAGCTTCAATGCCACAACGTTTCCGGAGGCGGTGATCGAGGGCTCGGGGATGGGAATGGTGCTCGTGCCCTTTGGCATCATCACTGTCATTGGCTTGGCAGTGGCCATT ATGCTGTATATTCGGAAACGGAAGCG GTTGGAGAAGCTGAGGCACCAGCTTATGCCCATGTACAACTTTGACCCGGCTGAAGAACAAGATGACCTGCTGGAACAGGAACTACTGGATCACGGCCGGGAAGGCAGCCTCACAGGTCCCAATGCCAAA ACTCTCACAACCTCCCAGGGGACCACGCAGAGGCCCAGTCGTCTGGTCTTCACAGATGTAGCCAAAGCTCTCAACGCTTAA
- the LOC125887226 gene encoding calglandulin-like isoform X1, with translation MASKLTQEQITEYKGVFEMFDEEGNGDVKTQELERLMSLMGINPTKRELSQMAKDVDKDGKGIFNCDSFLGLMALYHERTKNQDTELRAAFKVFDKEAKGYIDWNTLKYVLMNAGEPLNEIEAEQMMKEADKDGDGTIDYEEFVAMMTGDSFKMS, from the exons ATG GCCAGCAAGTTAACACAGGAGCAGATCACAGAATACAAAGGAGTTTTCGAGATGTTCGATGAAGAGGGAAATGGAGATGTGAAGACACAGGAGCTGGAGAGGCTGATGAGTTTAATGGGGATCAATCCTACAAAGAGGGAGCTCAGCCAGATGGCCAAAGATGTGGACAAAGATG GTAAAGGGATATTTAACTGTGACAGCTTCCTGGGTCTGATGGCACTGTACCACGAAAGAACCAAGAACCAGGACACTGAACTCAGAGCTGCTTTTAAAGTATTTGACAAAGAGGCTAAAGGATATATCGACTGGAACACACTCAA ATATGTCCTGATGAATGCCGGGGAACCACTTAATGAGATCGAGGCAGAGCAGATGATGAAGGAGGCAGATAAAGATGGAGATGGAACCATTGATTATGAAG AATTTGTGGCCATGATGACTGGGGACTCTTTCAAAATGAGCTGA